The Desulfovibrio sp. Fe33 genome includes the window GGCGAAGGTTCCATCCTGACCGGCAACTACGGCATCGACATCGTTTCGCAAAATCTGAAGAACATCACGGCCAACATCGGCCTGGGGTTCACCCCTTGGGACGACGACACCCTCTCCGGCGACAAATATTCCTCCCTGTCGCAGCTCGGCATCCTGACCGACGCCGAACAGGGCTCGGCCACCTACGGGCTGCTGACCATCGATTATCAGAAGCTTGAAGAAGCCCTCCAGTCGGACCCCACGGCCGTGGCCGAACTTTTTTCCCTGGAGCCGACAGGCGTCAGCCGGACCACGGACTTCACCTTCACTTCGCTCATCGACGGCACGACCATGCCCGGCGACTACGACATCGAAGTCGTCAGCGACGGCTCGCAGATCATCAGCGCCACCATCAACGGCGAAGAAGCGTCCGTATCGGGCTGGGAAATCACCGGGCTGACCGGCGCGGCGAAAGGTATGGCCCTGCGGCTCAACAACACTGCGGCCGGAACCTACTCCGGCGAGGTGGCGGTCAAGGCGGGCAAAGCCACTGAGATGATCGACGAGCTGACCGCGCTGACCAAGCCCTACAACAAATTTACGTATGAAGGCGGCCCCCTGGCGGTCTTGCAGAACAACTACAACGACATCATGGACTCCATCGACGACAAGATCGCGTACGAGGAGACCAGGATCGAGAAACTGGAACGCAACCTGCGCCTGAAGTACGCGCGCCTCGACTCTCTGCTCGGCCAGTACGAGCTTCAGCAGGGGCAGCTTGAAGCGGCATTGGCGCAGCTTGAATAGAAGGAGTAATTGATGGCCAACCCAGCAAAGGCATATCTGGCGACCCAGGTCGAAACCACTACCCAGGGGGAACTCCTCCTCATGCTCTATGAGGCGGCGATCAAATTCCTCAAGCGGGCCAAGCGGGAAATCGACAACCGGGACTATGCCAAGAAGGGCATTTACATATCCAAGGCCATGGCGATCATCCATGAGCTGTCCGAAAGCCTGAACAAGGAAAAAGGCGGTGACATCACCCCAAAGCTCGGCCAGCTTTACATGTTCTGCACCACCCAACTGGTCAAGGCCAACATCCGCCTGGACAACAAGATGATCGACGACGTCATCAAGATTCTTGACGGACTCCGCTCGGCCTACGCCCAGATCGTGCCCATCCATGACGGCAAGGCCGCCCCCGGCGACACCGTATCCACCGGAAGCGCACCCAGGCCGCCTCAGCCTTCCCTGGCGGCTCAGGCCATGCCCGCCCATGCGGCGGCGCCGATTCCGCAGAGGGCGGAACCGCCCAAGCAGACCGTCCCCGCTCCGAAACCGGCTCCGGCTCCATCCACGCCGTCCCAGCTCCGGACCGCCGCGGCGGCCGCCAAGTTCCGTGCGGCCAACGCCTACAACAACGCCAACCGATGAATCACCGGCCCCCTTCGCGGGGGCCTTTTTCTTGAGGCCATAGACGGTCATTTACAACACATGCGGCATGTGTCACTTTTCCGCCATGGATGCATCCCCTGTCCGCGTTCTTCACGTTATCAAATCCCTGGGCCTGGGCGGCACGGAAAAGGTCATGCAACTCTTCGTGACCAACCTCGACCGGTCCCGGTTCATACCGGCCGTCTACAGCCAGGCGGACGGGGTGCGCGCGAGGCAGATCCGCGCCTCGGGCGTGGACACGTTCATCGGGGGAGACCTTCTCTCGGTGCTCGGGCGGTTCAAACCGCAGATCGTGCATATCCACCGCGCAGGCTGGCCCGAACCCGAACTGCTCGTTCCCCTCAAACGCGCCCGCGTGCCCGCCGTGGTGGAGACCAACGTCTTCGGCCGCCACGACCCGAGCCCCCAGGCATCGGTCATCGACCACACCCTGTTCGTCTCCCGTTTCTGCCTGACGCGGTTCTCCCACGCCACGGGCATCAGCCCGCATCCGGGCCGATACACATACCTGTACAACCCGGTGGACACGGACTTCTTCGCAAATGCGACCAGGACGAACCGTAAATACGACGCCCCCGCGGCCGGACGCATATCCCGTCCCGACCCGGGCAAATGGTCGCGAATGGCCCTGGACTTCCTGCCATTACTCGTGCGAAACGTGCCCGACTTCCGCTACCACGTCATCGGGGCCGTCCCCGAAGCCGTGGAGTTCATTCGCCTACACGGCCTGGAACGCAACGTCATCCTCCACGACCCTGTGGAGACCGACGCCGGGATCGCGGATTTCCTGAACGGAGTCTCGGTCCTGGCCCACGGCAACGACGCCGGCGAGTCCTTCGGGCTGGTCATCGCCGAGGCCATGGCCTGTTCCCTGCCCGTTGTCACCCACCCGAGCGAAGGATTGCGCGACAACGCGCAGCTCGAACTGGTGGAACACGGCGTCACCGGACTTGTGGCCAACAACGCGGAAGAGTATGCCAATGCCCTCAACTACCTGTTTTCCCATCCGGTCGAAGCGCGGCGGATGGGGCTGGCCGGTCGGGACAAGGCCGCGCGCCTTTACCGTATGCAGGCCATCACCAAACGGCTTGAGGCCCTCTACCTGGAACTGCTCCGGCGCAAAGGAATCACGCAATGAACCATGAATTGATCGAACGATATACCCACGCAGTCCTCGAATTCGGCTTCCAGGGCGACGAAAACGCCCTTCCCGCGCCCAAGGCTCCGAGTGCGGAAGAAACCGTAGCGTTCGCCGAACGCACGCTGCGTCTCCTGGAAAAGAGCGAAAGCGAGACCCTGGTCCTGTTCGGGCTGGAAGGGGGAGAACACGCCCTGGCCCTGTCCCGGGGACTGCCCGAGGGCACTCGGCTGATCGTCTGCGAGACCGATCCCGCCAAGGCGCGCGCCTTCCTGGCCGCCAACCCGGAATGGAACGGCCCCGGCTCACGCGCCTCGCTTCTGGCCGACACGTCGCCTTGGGCCCATCTCTATATTCTGAACATGAGCGGGGTTGCCCCGGACAACGTCACCATGGCGCTGAATCCGACCCTGCCCGAAGACAGGCGCGCGGAATACCGCAATCTCCAGCGGCTGTTCATGAATGCCCGGCCGCATCAGGCCATCAACAGCTCGTACCTGAGCCACGTGGGCGTCCAGGCCCCGGACCTGTCCGTGGGAGTCATCCTGC containing:
- the fliS gene encoding flagellar export chaperone FliS, whose protein sequence is MANPAKAYLATQVETTTQGELLLMLYEAAIKFLKRAKREIDNRDYAKKGIYISKAMAIIHELSESLNKEKGGDITPKLGQLYMFCTTQLVKANIRLDNKMIDDVIKILDGLRSAYAQIVPIHDGKAAPGDTVSTGSAPRPPQPSLAAQAMPAHAAAPIPQRAEPPKQTVPAPKPAPAPSTPSQLRTAAAAAKFRAANAYNNANR
- a CDS encoding glycosyltransferase family 4 protein, encoding MDASPVRVLHVIKSLGLGGTEKVMQLFVTNLDRSRFIPAVYSQADGVRARQIRASGVDTFIGGDLLSVLGRFKPQIVHIHRAGWPEPELLVPLKRARVPAVVETNVFGRHDPSPQASVIDHTLFVSRFCLTRFSHATGISPHPGRYTYLYNPVDTDFFANATRTNRKYDAPAAGRISRPDPGKWSRMALDFLPLLVRNVPDFRYHVIGAVPEAVEFIRLHGLERNVILHDPVETDAGIADFLNGVSVLAHGNDAGESFGLVIAEAMACSLPVVTHPSEGLRDNAQLELVEHGVTGLVANNAEEYANALNYLFSHPVEARRMGLAGRDKAARLYRMQAITKRLEALYLELLRRKGITQ